One genomic window of Hippocampus zosterae strain Florida chromosome 12, ASM2543408v3, whole genome shotgun sequence includes the following:
- the LOC127611812 gene encoding claudin-10-like, which produces MGYRTVVMYMEIGCFVVCVSGWILVCSTMPTEIWTWSEVGSIVLTTSNYFSNLWKDCVSDSTGVSDCKGIPSLLALNWDIHMCRALIITAIILAFFGSVLVMVGMKCTKVGGSELAKARVTFAGGMNYLFAGLCSMTAFSYYGNKIRAEFQDPNYKEQKFEIGVGVFIGWGGSTLLVVGGLLYSIFAGREGCQSSYEADPAYMFPDPYMSAPTKKKVALSDVSESKKTASSRTTSSIGGSGSRHSSSSRSTGSSSRASGSNASAVTSSTRTSATNAYV; this is translated from the exons ATGGGTTACAGGACGGTGGTGATGTACATGGAGATCGGCTGCTTCGTGGTTTGCGTGTCTGGATGGATCTTGGTGTGCTCCACCATGCCCACGGAGATCTGGACCTGGTCTGAGGTGGGCAGCATTGTCCTGACCACTTCTAACTACTTCTCCAACTTGTGGAAGGACTGTGTGTCCGATTCCACTGGCGTGTCCGACTGCAAGGGCATCCCGTCCTTGCTCGCACTCAACT GGGACATTCACATGTGCCGCGCTCTCATCATCACCGCCATCATCCTGGCGTTCTTCGGCTCGGTCCTGGTCATGGTGGGAATGAAGTGCACCAAGGTCGGTGGCTCGGAGTTGGCCAAGGCCAGAGTGACTTTTGCTGGGGGGATGAATTACCTTTTTGCTG GGTTGTGTTCTATGACTGCTTTCTCCTATTACGGCAACAAAATAAGAGCAGAATTCCAGGATCCTAATTACAAAGAACAAAA GTTTGAAATCGGCGTTGGCGTGTTTATCGGCTGGGGAGGCTCAACTTTACTGGTGGTTGGAGGTCTTCTTTACAGTATCTTTGCGGGGAGGGAAGGCTGCCAATCAAG TTACGAAGCAGACCCCGCCTACATGTTTCCTGATCCCTACATGTCCGCGCCCACAAAGAAGAAGGTGGCTCTCTCAGATGTGAGTGAGAGCAAGAAAACGGCAAGTAGCCGTACGACGAGCAGTATCGGCGGGAGTGGTAGTCGccatagtagtagtagtcgaaGTACAGGTAGTAGTAGTCGAGCCAGCGGCAGCAACGCGTCTGCAGTGACCAGCAGCACCAGAACATCTGCAACAAATGCATACGTCTGA
- the dnajc3a gene encoding dnaJ homolog subfamily C member 3a, whose translation MVSMEHVAHKILTFLPYVLVLIDMRYEGVKCGREGSVDHHMEMGKKLLAAGQLADALSHFHAAVDGDPKNYLAYYRRATVYLAMGKSKSALPDLSRVIELKPDFTSARLQRGNLLLKQGKLDEAEGDFRKVLKVHPSEKEVTEAQNQLSKSDEIQRLVAEAKRSYDIQDYVTATALLDTIIETCVWDVSSREMRAECFIQMGEMGKAISDLKVLSKLRNDNTHAFYQLSTIYYNLGDHEMSLNEVRECLKLDPDHKQCFSHYKQVKKLNKQIQSAEELIQEQRYEDAVSKFEAVMKTEPNVAHFTIMAKERICHALTHGQQQPARAIKVCGEVLQLDPHNVNVLKDRAEAYIQNEQYEEAIRDYESASEHSENDRQIKEGLEKAQRLLKQSQKRDYYKILGIKRTAQKKEIIKAYRKLAQQWHPDNFQDPEEKKAAEKKFIDIAQAKEVLTDPEMRTKFDHGEDPMDPESQQGQHRGGGHKFHTFQGFNPFGSGPFHFKFNFN comes from the exons ATGGTTTCCATGGAGCACGTGGCTCACAAGATCCTAACTTTCTTGCCATATGTTCTCGTTTTGATTGACATGCGATACGAAG GAGTAAAGTGTGGCAGGGAAGGGAGCGTGGACCATCACATGGAGATGGGCAAGAAGCTGCTCGCAGCAGGACAGCTAGCCGACGCTCTGTCTCACTTCCATGCCGCCGTGG ATGGAGATCCCAAGAACTACTTGGCCTATTACAGGAGAGCCACGGTGTATCTGGCCATGGGCAAGTCCAAGTCGGCGCTGCCGGATTTGAGCAGAGTCATCGAACTCAAACCGGATTTCACATCT GCACGTCTCCAGAGGGGAAACCTCCTTTTGAAGCAAGGCAAGCTGGACGAAGCAGAGGGTGACTTCCGGAAAGTG CTGAAGGTCCACCCCAGTGAGAAGGAGGTAACCGAGGCCCAGAATCAGCTGTCGAAATCTGACGAGATCCAACGTCTGGTGGCTGAAGCGAAACGCAGCTACGACATTCAAGATTATGTGACGGCTACCGCCCTGCTGGACACCATCATTGAG ACTTGCGTTTGGGACGTGAGCTCCCGCGAGATGCGCGCCGAGTGCTTCATTCAGATGGGCGAGATGGGAAAGGCCATCAGTGACCTGAAGGTCTTGTCCAAGTTGAGAAACGACAACACGCATGCCTTCTACCAGCTCAGCACCATCTACTACAACCTGGGAGACCACGAGATGTCGCTCAA TGAGGTGCGCGAGTGCCTAAAACTGGACCCCGATCACAAGCAGTGCTTCAGTCACTACAAGCAGGTCAAAAAGCTCAACAAACAGATCCAGTCTGCTGAGGAACTCATCCAAGAGcagag GTACGAGGACGCCGTGAGTAAATTTGAGGCAGTGATGAAGACGGAGCCCAACGTGGCTCATTTCACAATCATGGCGAAAGAGCGCATCTGTCATGCGTTGACACAT GGCCAGCAGCAGCCCGCCAGAGCCATCAAAGTGTGCGGTGAAGTTCTCCAGTTGGACCCGCACAACGTCAACGTGTTGAAGGACAGAGCCGAGGCCTACATTCAAAATGAACAGTACGAGGAAG CCATTAGGGACTACGAAAGTGCATCCGAACACAGCGAGAATGACCGTCAGATCAAAGAAGGTCTGGAGAAAGCACAGCGCCTCCTCAAGCAGTCTCAGAAGCGAGACTACTACAAGATCTTGGGCATCAAGAG GACGGCCCAGAAGAAGGAGATCATCAAAGCATACAGAAAACTGGCCCAACAGTGGCACCCGGACAACTTCCAGGACCCAGAAGAAAAGAAGGCGgctgagaagaagttcatcgaCATTGCTCAGGCCAAGGAGGTCCTAACTGACCCAG AAATGAGAACTAAGTTCGACCACGGCGAAGACCCCATGGATCCCGAGAGTCAACAGGGTCAGCACAGGGGGGGCGGGCATAAATTCCACACCTTTCAGGGCTTCAACCCGTTTGGATCAGGACCCTTCCACTTCAAATTCAACTTCAACTGA